The following are encoded in a window of Brevibacillus ruminantium genomic DNA:
- a CDS encoding ribonucleotide-diphosphate reductase subunit beta, producing the protein MQLEKKRLFNEDGQRGTQRMIGGNTTNLREWNRIKYPWAAKLYRTMLNNFWIPEEVPLANDAKQFDSLSPAERRAFDKTISFLNFLDSLQSVNLPNISDYVTAPEVCSLLNIQTFQEEIHAQSYSYVLDSVCSPQTRDSIYDEWRNDEHLMERNKFIADLYQQFVDNPNDINFLKTVIANYLLESLYFYSGFSFFYTLARQGKMTGTATMIKYIQRDELTHVVLFQNMFRELRAENPEIFTPELLEELRGMFHTAATHEIRWGQYVTNNEILGINNDILERYIKYLANQRLKALDLEILYPDHTEHPMKWVDSFANLNQTKTDFFEQKVTNYTKSSGLNLGDL; encoded by the coding sequence AATTGGAAAAAAAGCGTTTATTCAATGAAGACGGACAGCGCGGGACACAGCGGATGATCGGCGGAAATACAACCAATCTGCGGGAGTGGAACCGGATCAAGTATCCGTGGGCGGCCAAACTCTATCGGACGATGCTCAACAATTTCTGGATTCCCGAGGAAGTGCCGCTTGCTAATGATGCCAAGCAGTTTGACTCGCTTTCACCGGCTGAGCGGAGAGCCTTTGATAAAACGATCTCGTTTCTCAACTTTCTCGACTCACTGCAGTCTGTCAATCTGCCCAATATCTCGGATTATGTAACTGCGCCGGAGGTTTGCTCCCTTTTGAATATCCAAACCTTTCAGGAGGAGATTCACGCCCAGTCTTACAGCTATGTGCTGGATTCCGTCTGCTCGCCGCAAACGCGCGATAGTATCTACGACGAATGGCGCAACGATGAGCATTTGATGGAGCGGAACAAATTTATTGCCGACCTCTATCAACAGTTCGTCGACAATCCGAACGATATCAATTTTCTCAAAACGGTCATTGCCAACTACTTGTTGGAATCTCTCTATTTTTACTCGGGATTCTCTTTCTTTTACACGCTGGCTCGCCAAGGAAAGATGACCGGAACCGCTACCATGATCAAATATATTCAAAGGGACGAGCTGACCCATGTGGTCTTGTTCCAAAACATGTTCCGCGAGCTGCGGGCGGAAAACCCGGAGATCTTTACGCCCGAGCTGCTGGAAGAGCTGAGAGGCATGTTCCATACGGCTGCTACTCATGAAATTCGCTGGGGACAATATGTCACGAACAACGAAATTCTCGGCATTAACAACGATATCCTGGAGCGCTATATCAAATATCTGGCGAACCAGCGCCTGAAGGCACTTGATCTGGAAATCCTGTATCCCGACCATACGGAGCATCCGATGAAGTGGGTAGACAGCTTTGCCAATCTGAATCAGACCAAGACAGACTTTTTTGAGCAAAAAGTGACCAACTACACCAAATCGAGCGGGTTGAATCTGGGCGATTTGTAA